cctgtaagctgatagtgtgcatagaggcccctaatagccaatcttagcctttatttggctcctccatgaacttttatggtgcttgtgttgctctccaagtctttttacatttggctgtggctcacgagtaagaaaggttggggacccctgatgtattcCTTCACAGACTGTAAGAAAACATTATGGGTTGTACCTACTGAGGTAGGATTACCCCTATGTAACTCCCTGCCAAGATGGCTTCTAATAAGGCAGAGGTTTTTAGACACAGTGAGGCACActtaacaatgggcaaattttcccttgggcagtaacctatagcaaccattcaTTTTTCTAAGCCCCCTGCAGGTAAAACATTTAatgcaaatatttgattggttgccatgggttactgctcatgggcaaaatTGCCCAGGGTTGACAGATGACCCCCAGTGGGGGACTGTTTACTGGGTACGTTTGctcaagtgcagtaacccataacaaccaatcaacacTTAGGCTTCAAATGTATAGTGTAGGAAGAATAAAAAAGtggcaattggttgctatgggttactgcacttgagCAAATGTATCCAGTAGTTAGTAAATAAGTCACAACGAGTACAGTCACTCACAGGccccatcatatatatatatatagacactaaaaacaaaaaagttgttaATGTCAGCTTGCTATAGTTCCCTGAATATCCAGGACCCAAACGTGTCATTCACCCCAAATTTCAAACAGCTTCCCTTCCCCATGCACTTTGGGAAACACCAGCAGGCAACATTATGGCAATCTGTATTAAGGGTAAGTGGCTAGGAATATTGTGGTCAGCACCTTCATTGAAGCAATCAAAGCAAAATGAAAATACTCTgggcaaataaaaaaagtgtCCAATAGGGGGTCAGTGGGTTTAACTGTTGTCTCACTCTTTGGCTTACAGCAGCCTCAAATGTTGCCGCAAAGTATTACACTTTGTACTTATAAACTCTATGAACTCTTCTGTATCTGAATGATCCTCCATTCCTAGTACCTAGATTCCCTGATAAGAACATGGAGTTGTGACTTCTGGtcaaataaatgttgttgtttattTAACTGTCTACCCTTTCCTAGGTCATTTACCTCCCGCTCTGCACCTTCCGCTGCAATTTCCAGCAGGAATCGTGCCTCCTACAATCGTGCCTCCTACAATCTCTCAATCATCTCTGGTGTGAAAATAGAACCTTCTGGTAGAAATGTCTCTTATGGCAGCCATGAACTTCGACCTGGAGATGTCTATGTTGCCAGTTAGCACACTGCACTGGCGGGCGGATCTCCTTAAGATCCCTGCTCATGGAAATCCCTATGAACATCCCTCCTTGCCCATGGATGATGGGGTGAACATGCCTGGGGCTGAAGCAGGATGCCTGGCAGGTAATGAGTTTGTCATTGTGAAGAACACAAAGATTAGGCTGAATGTTGTCCACCAAGGGAAATGTATATTCCTCAGCATGTACAACCTCATACTATAACATTAGTGCACCATAGTTGGAAATCATTTAATATGCCTTGCATTCAACTACAGGCACTGCTATACACAAACAGAGCATGGCAATGGTAAGCGGCTCTGCGTGGAAAGTAGTAGTATAACTCGACAtttactttcagtatgatgtagtcGGTGATATTTCTAAGACtatttgcaagtggtcttcatttttttgtttatttattgtggtttttaactatttagctttttattaagCAGTTCTCcagaaatttcagcagctacctggttgccaAGTTCccgtttaccctagcaaccaggtataagtttgaacgagagactggaaaataaataggaatggcctaaaaagaaagataaaagtaacaataacaatagagttgtagcctcacagagcaatcagaAAGAGgcagataaataattaaaaaagctaAAGATATAAATAAGttatattaaaggtgaactaccccattgACTTACTTGTGAGAGATTAATTTCCTAAATGCCAAGTTTTGGCCATAGCAGGGTTATAAAGCACAGATAATGTTTAAGGAATGAAGAAAGAAGGAAATAGGAATTTATTACTGCAGTGGGAAAAAAGCATTctaatctttaattttttttttattccttgtcAAGGTGATGGATTCACAGACTGGATGACGGAAAGGGTTGATTTTTCCTGTTACCATCCTGTGTCAGTGGATCCATCTTTGCCAGGTCCTTCAGCCCCTGATTTGGAGATCATGGCTACTCTTCTAAAGAAGGAGTTGGAGCAGATGGAAGATTACTTCCTGGAGGAGACCCTTTCTCCAACACAACCAATGCCTCCTGATCAAGTGGCCCCTTGCACCCCTCCATCACATGAAGTGCATTTCCTCTTCCCAACACCAGACCATCAGTTCTGTGGAAGTGAAGTAGAGTTTCAGGGCTACGTTGAAGAAGAAAACCCACCACCCGCTCCAGCCTCCATGGGAACCCTGGATTCTGGGTGCCTGGAGCTCTTGAATCTCTACTCTGATGTTCCTAGTGATTTCCATAGAGAACAGCTGCAGGATCTGTCCTTGATAAAAGACACCACTGACCCGCCAGAATTCTTAAAACAACTGAACAGGCCTACACCATATGACCGCCCAAGCTCCAGCTGTAATGTCTCAACCCATCAAAAAGGTGACCGCAAACAGAAGAAGAGAGACCAGAATAAGACAGCGGCACTAAGATATCGGCAGAGAAAAAGAGCCGAATATGATGCACTGGATGATGAGTGCCAGAGCCTGGAGGTCAGAAACAGAGAGCTGAAAGAAAAATCAGATTCCATCGAAAGAGAAATTCAATATGTAAAGGACCTACTCATTGAGGTCTACAAGGCCAGGAGTCAGAGACTCCGCAGTAATTAGAGCTCTGTAACGATAGGTGTATCACATTGTAGGATTATTGGGATAGGTAAAAACTTGTTATGTGGCCTGTAGGACATGGGGAGATTCTCAGCATTTTGTGCACCAGATTAAAAATGCTGCATCAAAATGCCTAACATCCCCCTCTTCCTTTTGTAGTAGTAATCACATAGAAGCACTGGCACGTTTCACAAGATTTTTCCCTGGATAAACGCTGCCGGATAGTTAATAAGTAGCTTTGAACAGACTTGTGTTGGGCGCTCCTGTGAATTGTTTTTGATTTTTGTATAATTTAGAGTTAGGAGTTCTGCTCCCACATATTTATAATCTAAGATTTTGGCCCTCATTTACCAAAGTACTAATTTAAATTCAAAGTACTTTTTTAATTACAGAATTTTTACACTAGGCCATGGGTATCTTATAACTGCCCCTTTTCTCCAATgctcatatataaaatatataatatataagattTTCCAACATTATAGAATATATTTAAGGCACCTTGTTTCTGTGATCTGTAAGCCACATATGTTTATTTAAGTACCCTGTGTTCAAAAATTGCCTCCCTGTAGTTATTAATGCATAGGTGCAGCACAGCTTAGTGGGTAGCTTTTGCAGCACccgagttcaatcccagccaaaGAACTATCTACAaagggtttgtatgttcttcctgtgtctgCGTGAGTTTCCCCCAGGTACTCTGTCTTTTTTTCCACACTCTaaacacaggcaggttaactggctcctaataaaattaTGTATGATTCTGCTAGTTACCTTagcttgtaagctccactggtgcaggggCTGATATGAATAATGTATATGTTTCTCTGtaaaagcactgcagaaatgtgttagtgctgtataaataccagtaaataaataaatacataatgtgACATTTCTCATTACAGGGTACCGAGGAGTATAACCAAGACAGCAGAAAGATATGAATCTGAATTATTATTGTAGATATATCCCATGTTGGCAGCAGTGTAGCCATCAAGGGTGAGCAAGCTTTGAGTAGTGGAATACTAATTTAGCTGAGGATTCGGGTAGCTACTTTTAATATAGATTTACAAATaatgtgtgtgtggtttttttttaattttggcatGCATTTTCACTATTTATAATCAGTCAAATaaatatttctgaaaataaaCTGCATTGGAATGGTTTTATCCCCAAGGTTATGAGCATAGAAAAAAAGCTCTCTATATTTAGACTGGATTGGTGAACAAGTGCTAGAGATGTTGGATTAAGGTAACCCATCAAGTACGATGATAGGTCAAAGGGGTGATTCACTTTTAAcactagcccccatatgtaataaaaggcactaagttttcctaGGAACAGTAACCCTTAAACCCCCTTAGTATATTATGGAATGCCCTATTTATAGCAACTTTGCGTctggtcttcattattgattttttttagttttttaattagttgcctatttttttgcctctttccggctttcaaatgggggcccctgaccccagcagccaaaaaactattgctctgtggggctacagttatactgtaattgttactttttattacttatctttctgtgcagactctctgctattcatattcctttctcACTGaacaagtaaaaaaagtaaaagttttCATGAACTACCTGCCGGTGTAGTACCAACCTAGCATTCCTCTTGCTCACAGATAAATAGAGAAAAGCAAGTTATCCAACAGCAACTGCACGCAGTTGATTTATTCAGGGATTCAGCGGAACGGTATGCAAACAGCAAACATATTAAGGGCTCTTAGAAGTGAGGAGGTGCAGTAATAAGTGTGACTGCTCTACCTCTTCCACAGAAAATGACAGCTGTCACCTAAATGTACCTTAGCAGTGGGTGGAACACGTAATTCCCACAAGCAGATCAGGGCTCCAGTTCCTTATCTTACAtaccataaaaacattttattttaataattatgtGGAACATGAGCACAGTTAAGTGTATTTTTATTCCTCTTATTGGAGTCCTGCAGCCCAACCTGTATGTCCACCTATCTAGGGTCAGACTGAGCTGGCGGGGTACCAGGACAAAACCATGTGGGTTCCTGGTACTCTTGGGCCCCATAGCCCCTGCTGGTAGGTGTGGGCATTGGCACTCCCCATCACAAGCCACAAGTGTGTATGCAGTGTTCATGGGAGGGGGGGTTAGTGGTGAGAGTAGGACCATTCGActagggtggggtgggggggccccAGGTGGCAGCACCAGTGTCACACTGACACTGCCCCTATTCACTCCCGCTAACTGACCCGGACAGCAAATAGGTAACTTATCTTTCGACCCGGGACCTGTGATaccagaagtgacgtcactcTGGAACCATATCAGAAgggcaatatttaaaaaattgctgTATCCTCAGGGGAGGGTGGGAGAAACCATTCTTGCAGCTTACCCAGGTTACCTGTGGATTACTCAGGAAAAAGGGACTTTGCCGATCGCTTTGTGGGTACCCCACCTGTACCTGACCTCATGAGAGTGGATGGCATTTTGCATATTTAATTCCCTTGGGCGGCACTTGTGTTTACAGTATTGCCAGTCACCCTGCCTTTATTTTTCTGCTTGCTGACAACACCTGATGCTGGGGTGGAAACAGCCTTGGATACTGCAACTTCTCTAACTAACCTCTAACTACACCGGCAGGTAGTAGTACCTTCATAAACAGGTCCCAAGTGGTTTAAGCGAACATAGACGCAAGGCAAGAGATCCCAAGATCAATGAAGAAGCACAGAGACTGATTCAGTTTGAACATAAAAAGTATTTGAAATACATTCCTATATTTTTGCAGGACAAGGGCTGTAGACTGTTACTTCATGTTTGTGGCTCGGTTCCTGCAAAAGATGGTagaattttatgtttttatactaGATTGCAAACTCTTGTGAGCAGAGCCCTCCAATCCTATTTTGgtccttgtttgttaaactaaTATATGACTTTTGCTTTAAAATCTAGTAAAGCTTTTGTGCCTCACCGGCTTACAATGCAGCATACGGTGTTTGGGGGCACAGCTTAGTCAGGCAGCCAGCTTAATACCCCTGTTACTGTATGGGAGTGTGATTATTGCCATGTCTGCATTATGTGGCGTGAATCCTCAGACACACACAGAGGCACTACTTTGCTCCCACAGCTGAGATGTGTCTCTCAAAGGGATGCAGTTCAACTACTAGCTCACTGATGTTACTAAGCTGGGctgttgctctgtaaggctatacTTTAATTGCTATTTATCTTCCTGTTCAGGCCTCCTTCtattaaattggaccctagcaaccagatagctgctgaaattccaatccgCATAAAGCTAAATCATTAGAAACCTACAAAAATGGATCTCCAATATACTGAAAGTAGTAGGTCACTTTATATTTGTGGCAAAGGGGCAATAAAACACTTTAAagtcaaattaaaataaaatattaaaatagtgGAGCCTTAAATATTCACAAGAGGGGGTGCTCCTGGCATAAGCACAAGATGAttcccctgccccccctccccaaatATCTGACAAGCACACTGTAAGAGTAAAGCTTATGGCCCCCAGGTTGCCGAATGATCATTACATTGTTTATACCAGGGTGCCAGCAAGAAAAGGACAAAAGTGATTTTATTGTGCTATTACAAATAACCTGGTATGTTTTTGGAGCTCACCCAGTTACAGGCATGCCATTGCAGAACCTGAGCCcaagcagcggcagcagcagcgaCCACAAGACCTCAGACCGCTACATCAGCAAGGCTCATTTATGGGGTGATAACTGCCCTAGAATGGTTTATCTTCTGCCTGCTCTCCTTACACAGCTGGTTGGGATCCACTGCCAAATACACGGAGGTGTAGCAAGGGAAAGGTCAGTGTAAGCTGCTGAATAGTACAGAGGTCTCTCAGAATGGTgcgacacatttctgcagtggaAAGCCTTATGTTACATAACATATAAAGCTAAAATATTTACAAGCTGCTTGACCTGTAATTAAGCAGAGAGGGGAATATATTGGCGCATAAAATGCTAAGCTTCTAGACCAAAAAATCTCACGCTAGGGGTCACGCACCTTCAGTTGGACATTTTTTCGCACCCTGCACACTTGGTGGGGCATTTTAAGAATCTCCACAGGCCTTTGCGCTCCCTTTTGAAGCACCTTGAGTCAAGTGCTTGTGTTATGCAGTGCTCCTTAGAAGAGGGGCAGGTGGGTGGAGCCCCATAGGGTCCGTTAAAGAATGgcctgttctaagcaacttttcaattggtcttcattatttggttatcaatttttatttatttgcctataACTCTTCTCTATTTTatgttcagcccctcccctattcatataccagcctctcattcaaaccactctctagttcagtgtcggactggcccaccaggataccaggaaaactcccggtgggcccaggtgtcagtgggccctcgtgctcctgaccatttggcctgcttcatggtcattctctatttctgaattgaaacaaaaaggagaaatagatggaagaataaatgctagcatgtaaataaaagtgactaggagaataaagagattggATGAGGAAAGgtggaaaaatagtttgaagagtgggcctatggtctgaggttttctggtgggcccctgggtacccagtccgacactgctctagttgctaagataacttggaccctagcaaccagatagctgctaaattccaaactaaagagctgcagaacaaaaagtaaaataacaaaaaaaatctattaataataaaaaatgaagaccaattgcaaattgtctcagaatattactctctacatcatactaaaagcaaGTGCATCTTATGAGAGCACTAAGGGATGCATATTATATGCCCTGGGGTACTGTTAATGACCCCTTCTGTTTTACCTGTACAGTCCTCATCTTGAACTCCAAGGGCTCTCTCACTTTGCTGCAATAATTAGCTCTGCTGTGCTCCTTAAAGGTACCTAAAGAAAAGGTGAAATATACCTGTTAGCCAGGAGCCACCCTTGGAGtcctgtacaatatatatatatataggaaataggTAGACTTACACAATATATTGTGGTTATTGTCTGGCATGTTGGTAGTATGtactatttttattggtttgtatacaaataaaaaaaagctagTCCTCCTCCATGTCTGCTACAGGTACCAACTATCCAGAAATCTTTGCAAATCTGGCATTATCTATTCATATAGTCATTTTTCActatctttttcattttttctaatAAGATAGGACTTTGTATTTCATATTTACTGTGTAACATCAATCCTCATTAATGACACAACAATGctattgtatattttattgtaaatgttttACCTTAAGACAAACTTTGATTATTGTGTATATagcaaaattctaaaaaaaaatgaaaattgaaaatgcttttttgttttttttatttatttttttttctgcatgtgtaaGATAGCAACTATCTGGATACTAGGGGtttattaaaattataaaaaaatcacTCTGTTGTACTTTGTTAGGGTTTAAATACCCTAACAAGCAGAGGACAGTCTTAAAATCAGTATAGAAGATATATAGTAGAGACCCTGAGAAGAAAAACAAGCAATAAAATGAAGTAAATGggaagctttgcagcttggtccCTGGAGTCAGTGACACCTGAAACCAGACATCATTAAACCAATTATGTAAAGCTGTAGTTCATCTTTGTtatagaatatcactctctacatcatactgaaggttaattttaaggtgaaaaacCTCTTTAAAAAGTGGACACTTTTCAGGCAATAAAGCCCCATGCAGGATGACCGATACACTCCCCAATTGCCCCTATTGTCTAAGGGACACAGTCCCCAGCAGGCAGCCTTTTgtcttaaaaaaaatcattttgtttgtgAAGAATTAGCCATTGACGTCAGTTCTGGTGAAAGAATAGGATACATTTACATTGTGAATTTCCCCCTAAGAATGCATTGGTGCTCACTCACCACTAGGTGTAGCTGTTGAAGTAGGAAACAGGGGGAGCCTGTCCCACAGTGGCCTTGCCTCAAGCACAAACTAGAAAGCAAATGTCT
The sequence above is a segment of the Xenopus tropicalis strain Nigerian chromosome 7, UCB_Xtro_10.0, whole genome shotgun sequence genome. Coding sequences within it:
- the atf5 gene encoding activating transcription factor 5, which encodes MNFDLEMSMLPVSTLHWRADLLKIPAHGNPYEHPSLPMDDGVNMPGAEAGCLAGDGFTDWMTERVDFSCYHPVSVDPSLPGPSAPDLEIMATLLKKELEQMEDYFLEETLSPTQPMPPDQVAPCTPPSHEVHFLFPTPDHQFCGSEVEFQGYVEEENPPPAPASMGTLDSGCLELLNLYSDVPSDFHREQLQDLSLIKDTTDPPEFLKQLNRPTPYDRPSSSCNVSTHQKGDRKQKKRDQNKTAALRYRQRKRAEYDALDDECQSLEVRNRELKEKSDSIEREIQYVKDLLIEVYKARSQRLRSN